In a genomic window of uncultured Flavobacterium sp.:
- a CDS encoding 30S ribosomal protein S16 codes for MSVKIRLQRHGKKGKPFYWVVAADARSKRDGKYLEKIGTYNPNTNPATIDLNLDSAVKWLHNGAQPTDTARAILSYKGALLKHHLDGGIRKGALTQEQADAKLAAWLEAKAGKVDAKKDGLTKAQADAKAKAFKAEQEVNAKRLAAAAQAEADAIAAATPAVEEEVTEVEASTEEAPAAEENNETTEA; via the coding sequence ATGTCAGTAAAAATTAGATTACAAAGACACGGTAAAAAAGGAAAACCTTTTTACTGGGTTGTAGCTGCAGATGCACGCTCAAAAAGAGATGGTAAATACTTAGAGAAAATCGGTACTTACAATCCAAACACTAACCCAGCAACTATCGACTTAAACCTTGATAGCGCAGTTAAATGGTTACACAATGGTGCACAACCAACTGATACTGCTAGAGCAATTCTTTCTTACAAAGGTGCTTTATTGAAACACCACCTTGATGGAGGTATCCGTAAAGGAGCTTTAACTCAAGAGCAAGCTGATGCTAAATTAGCTGCATGGTTAGAAGCTAAAGCTGGAAAAGTTGATGCTAAAAAAGACGGTTTAACAAAAGCGCAAGCTGATGCTAAAGCTAAAGCTTTTAAAGCAGAACAAGAAGTTAACGCTAAACGTTTAGCTGCTGCAGCTCAAGCTGAAGCTGATGCTATCGCTGCTGCAACTCCTGCAGTTGAAGAAGAAGTTACTGAAGTTGAAGCATCAACTGAAGAAGCTCCTGCTGCTGAAGAGAATAACGAAACAACTGAAGCATAA
- a CDS encoding methyltransferase, with the protein MFQFKQFSVAQDKTAMKVGTDGVLLGSWAPINHNPFSVLDIGAGTGIIALMLAQRTHAEQIDALEIDEDAYEQAVGNFESSPWGDRLFCFHAGLDEFIDEPEDEYDLIVSNPPFYSEDYKTENEQRDLARFQDAMPFEELIEAADLLLSEHGIFAVILPFKEEENFIALAKESELYPLKITRVKGTPKSEIKRSLLAFSRNENPEVEIDELIIEIDRHVYTPEYIELTKEFYLKM; encoded by the coding sequence ATGTTTCAATTCAAACAATTTTCTGTTGCACAAGATAAAACCGCTATGAAAGTAGGAACAGATGGGGTTTTATTAGGTTCTTGGGCTCCGATAAATCACAATCCGTTTAGTGTTTTAGACATTGGTGCAGGAACCGGAATTATTGCTTTGATGCTTGCTCAGCGAACTCATGCTGAACAAATTGATGCTCTGGAAATTGATGAAGATGCTTACGAACAAGCTGTTGGAAATTTTGAAAGTTCACCTTGGGGAGATCGGTTATTTTGCTTTCATGCAGGTTTAGACGAATTTATTGATGAACCAGAAGACGAATACGATCTAATTGTTTCAAATCCTCCTTTTTACTCAGAAGATTATAAAACAGAAAATGAACAACGTGATTTAGCTCGTTTTCAAGATGCAATGCCTTTTGAAGAACTAATTGAAGCTGCCGATTTATTACTTTCTGAACACGGAATATTTGCCGTAATTCTTCCTTTTAAAGAAGAAGAAAACTTCATTGCTTTAGCAAAGGAATCTGAATTATACCCACTAAAAATTACCCGCGTAAAAGGAACTCCAAAGTCTGAAATTAAACGTAGTTTATTGGCTTTTAGCCGAAATGAAAATCCTGAAGTCGAAATCGATGAATTAATTATCGAAATCGACAGACATGTTTATACTCCAGAATACATTGAACTTACAAAAGAGTTTTATTTGAAAATGTAA
- a CDS encoding alpha-isopropylmalate synthase regulatory domain-containing protein: MEKRKIEIMDTTLRDGEQTSGVSFSAAEKLTIAQLLLEELNIDRIEIASARVSEGEFQAVKGITSWAEERGYINRIEVLSFVDGGVSIEWMKKAGAKVQNLLTKGSMNHLTHQLKKTPEQHFSEIGEIIALAKENNIETNVYLEDWSNGMRNSQEYVFQFLDFLATQPVKRILLPDTLGVLIPSQAFEFISKIRIRYPQIHFDFHAHNDYDLSVANVMEAIKAGINGLHVTVNGMGERAGNAPLESTVAVINDYLPEVSINIKETSLYTVSKLVETFTGYRIPANKPIVGDNVFTQTAGIHADGDNKNNLYFNDLLPERFGRKRKYALGKTSGKANIEKNLQELGLKLNQEDLKLVTQRIIELGDKKETVTKEDLPYIISDVLDSHTYQEKITIQSYVLMHSKGTRPSSTLSLNLDGEIIEEHAQGDGQFDAFMNALSKIYKSKKLTLPKLIDYAVRIPPGSSSDALCETIITWTNNGKEFKTRGLDSDQTVAAIIATQKMLNVVA; encoded by the coding sequence ATGGAAAAAAGAAAAATTGAAATAATGGACACGACGCTCCGTGATGGTGAACAAACCTCGGGAGTATCATTTTCTGCTGCAGAAAAACTAACCATTGCGCAATTATTGTTGGAGGAATTAAATATTGATAGAATCGAAATTGCTTCGGCTCGCGTAAGCGAAGGAGAATTTCAAGCCGTAAAAGGCATTACATCCTGGGCAGAAGAACGAGGATATATTAACAGAATAGAAGTACTTTCGTTTGTAGACGGAGGAGTTTCTATTGAATGGATGAAAAAAGCGGGTGCCAAAGTACAGAATTTGTTGACCAAAGGCTCAATGAATCACCTGACGCATCAACTTAAAAAAACTCCGGAACAACACTTTTCTGAAATAGGAGAAATCATCGCTTTAGCGAAAGAAAATAATATTGAAACCAATGTTTATCTGGAAGATTGGAGCAATGGAATGCGAAATTCACAAGAATACGTTTTTCAGTTTCTTGATTTTTTAGCAACTCAACCTGTTAAAAGAATTTTATTACCTGATACTTTAGGCGTTTTAATTCCGTCTCAGGCTTTTGAATTTATTTCGAAAATTAGAATCAGATATCCACAAATTCATTTTGATTTTCATGCACATAACGATTACGATTTGAGTGTTGCAAATGTTATGGAAGCTATAAAAGCAGGCATAAACGGACTTCACGTTACCGTAAACGGAATGGGAGAACGCGCCGGAAATGCGCCGCTTGAAAGCACTGTTGCTGTAATAAACGATTATTTACCAGAAGTAAGCATCAATATAAAAGAGACTTCTCTTTATACCGTAAGTAAATTAGTTGAGACTTTTACAGGTTATAGAATTCCTGCCAATAAACCAATTGTTGGTGATAATGTTTTCACACAAACTGCCGGAATTCATGCTGACGGTGACAATAAAAACAATTTATACTTTAATGATTTACTTCCGGAACGCTTCGGTAGAAAACGAAAATATGCTTTAGGAAAAACTTCAGGCAAAGCCAATATCGAAAAAAACCTTCAGGAATTAGGTTTAAAATTAAATCAGGAAGATTTGAAATTGGTAACCCAAAGAATTATCGAATTAGGTGACAAAAAAGAAACTGTTACCAAAGAAGATCTTCCGTACATTATTTCAGATGTTCTGGACAGTCATACTTACCAAGAAAAAATCACCATACAGTCTTACGTGTTAATGCATTCGAAAGGGACACGTCCATCATCAACATTAAGTCTAAATCTTGACGGAGAAATCATCGAAGAACACGCACAAGGCGATGGTCAGTTTGATGCTTTTATGAATGCTTTATCTAAAATTTATAAAAGCAAAAAACTAACACTTCCAAAATTGATCGATTACGCAGTCAGAATTCCTCCCGGAAGTAGTTCTGATGCTTTATGCGAAACGATCATAACCTGGACAAACAACGGAAAAGAATTTAAAACAAGAGGATTAGATTCTGATCAAACAGTTGCAGCGATTATTGCAACTCAAAAAATGCTTAATGTAGTAGCGTAA
- a CDS encoding DUF6252 family protein: MKKYYYLIITAFLLISCTEDIKFNTPAFQGLKNNVFWRAQNYTASSKTNGDLIIEGRLGADAVSLKLPSPTPKTYILGVDNLTTASYLNRFTAGTPVFTTGTNKGSGQIVITEFDAQKNTISGTFRFTAPNTNEKDLENPSVTFTEGVFYKIPYTPTSNF; this comes from the coding sequence ATGAAAAAATATTATTACCTAATAATTACTGCTTTTTTACTTATATCTTGTACAGAAGATATAAAATTCAATACTCCGGCCTTTCAGGGTTTAAAAAACAACGTTTTCTGGAGAGCTCAAAATTATACCGCTTCTTCAAAAACAAATGGAGATTTAATTATTGAAGGTAGATTAGGGGCGGATGCGGTAAGTCTTAAACTGCCTTCTCCAACACCAAAGACTTATATTTTAGGAGTTGATAATTTAACAACGGCTTCTTACCTAAATAGGTTTACTGCTGGTACACCAGTATTTACGACGGGAACAAACAAAGGAAGCGGGCAAATTGTAATTACAGAATTTGATGCCCAAAAGAATACTATTTCCGGAACATTTAGATTTACTGCACCAAATACAAATGAAAAAGATCTTGAAAATCCAAGTGTAACTTTTACAGAAGGCGTTTTTTATAAGATTCCTTATACTCCGACAAGTAACTTTTAA
- a CDS encoding RNA-binding protein, whose product MNIFVGSLPFSIEEADLRESFEAYGAVDSVKIITDKFTGRSKGFGFVEMPNDAEAQKAIDELNGATVQGRAIVVNKSEPKPEGERRSFNNNSRGGDSRGGYGGGNNRGGNDRGGNRGGY is encoded by the coding sequence ATGAACATTTTTGTTGGAAGCCTTCCATTCAGTATTGAGGAAGCAGATTTAAGAGAGTCTTTCGAGGCTTACGGAGCAGTAGATTCAGTTAAAATCATTACAGATAAATTTACTGGAAGAAGCAAAGGTTTTGGTTTCGTAGAGATGCCAAACGATGCGGAAGCTCAAAAAGCAATTGATGAATTGAACGGAGCTACTGTTCAAGGTCGTGCAATTGTAGTTAATAAATCTGAACCGAAACCTGAAGGTGAAAGAAGAAGCTTCAACAATAACAGCCGTGGTGGAGATTCACGCGGAGGTTATGGTGGAGGAAACAACCGTGGTGGAAATGACCGTGGTGGTAACAGAGGAGGATATTAA
- a CDS encoding carboxypeptidase-like regulatory domain-containing protein, which yields MLALKNKKWTLLMVFVVQSVLYSQKTKILYDVFSISGKVIDSKSNDKISHADLYLLNCNKSVVANSEGDFQFNISKSSFNDKLIISALGYSSDTIMVSELENRQSESLQIKLNKEKDAEVLLNETIVVSSKKKSNTLSAKAILSRAKENIEKNYYQKSFNQKFFFRAQTKKDSVFTVNEEASIDTYSPNGIKVSDDAAANYFGEILQFRKKVDSETIENWKGIGYFGVVIFRNIMLSNQNLLYETEDFELKKEGTTTYGGKKVYVISFTNLAPSIFSTGFGNPAAQSAIGFIYIEIDSFAIVKFEQYVVLNRNRSNDNDDIVIESSLKMTQTYKNVNGHYFINYCNEKVESNYFSVSNKKLLSTENSDYDLMSEDIITEKVSVIKRPIDLLKLDPKFVEDVEYWKNNNFIIENKKIEF from the coding sequence ATGTTAGCATTAAAAAACAAAAAATGGACTCTTTTAATGGTTTTCGTGGTACAATCTGTTTTGTATTCTCAAAAAACTAAAATTTTATACGATGTTTTTAGCATTTCTGGAAAGGTTATAGATTCAAAATCAAACGATAAAATTTCGCATGCTGATCTTTATCTTCTTAATTGCAATAAAAGTGTAGTCGCTAATTCAGAAGGAGATTTTCAATTCAATATTTCTAAAAGTAGTTTTAATGATAAATTAATTATTTCGGCTTTAGGATATTCTTCAGACACCATTATGGTTTCAGAACTTGAAAACAGGCAAAGTGAGTCCTTGCAGATTAAATTGAATAAAGAAAAAGACGCTGAGGTTTTGTTGAATGAAACAATTGTGGTTTCGTCTAAAAAGAAATCAAATACCTTGTCTGCAAAGGCAATCTTAAGCAGAGCAAAGGAAAATATTGAAAAGAATTATTATCAAAAGTCATTCAATCAGAAATTCTTTTTTAGAGCTCAAACCAAAAAAGATAGTGTTTTTACAGTAAATGAAGAAGCATCAATTGACACCTACAGTCCAAATGGAATTAAAGTTTCGGATGATGCTGCAGCAAATTATTTTGGAGAAATTCTACAATTTCGAAAGAAAGTAGATTCAGAAACAATTGAAAATTGGAAAGGAATCGGGTATTTTGGAGTGGTGATTTTTAGGAACATAATGTTGAGCAATCAGAATTTGCTATATGAAACAGAAGACTTCGAATTAAAGAAAGAAGGAACAACAACTTATGGAGGTAAAAAAGTGTATGTAATTAGTTTTACAAATTTGGCACCTTCTATTTTTTCTACTGGTTTTGGAAATCCTGCAGCACAATCGGCAATAGGATTTATTTATATTGAAATAGATTCTTTTGCAATTGTAAAATTTGAACAATATGTAGTTTTAAATAGAAATAGATCAAATGATAATGATGATATTGTAATAGAATCGTCATTGAAAATGACTCAAACATATAAAAATGTCAACGGCCATTATTTTATTAATTACTGTAATGAAAAGGTAGAAAGTAATTATTTTTCAGTGTCAAATAAAAAACTATTAAGCACTGAGAATTCGGATTATGATTTAATGTCGGAGGATATTATTACAGAAAAAGTATCGGTAATAAAAAGACCAATAGATCTTCTAAAATTGGACCCAAAATTTGTTGAAGATGTTGAATATTGGAAAAACAATAATTTTATAATCGAAAATAAGAAGATAGAATTTTAA
- the leuD gene encoding 3-isopropylmalate dehydratase small subunit encodes MAYDKFNILTSSAVPLPIENVDTDQIIPARFLKATKREGFGDNLFRDWRYNGDDSPKADFVLNDSTYSGKILVGGKNFGSGSSREHAAWAVYDYGFRAVVSSFFADIFKGNCLNIGVLPVQVSPEFADTIFKAIEADPKTELEINLPNQTITLLSTGQSESFAINGYKKNNMINGFDDIDYLQNIKEDIVAFADKLPY; translated from the coding sequence ATGGCATACGATAAATTTAATATACTTACTAGTAGTGCTGTGCCACTACCAATTGAGAACGTAGATACAGATCAAATCATCCCGGCTCGTTTCCTGAAAGCTACAAAGCGTGAAGGTTTTGGAGATAATCTTTTCAGAGACTGGAGATATAACGGAGACGATTCTCCAAAAGCTGATTTCGTTTTGAACGATTCAACTTATAGCGGTAAAATCCTTGTTGGAGGAAAAAACTTCGGTTCAGGATCTTCAAGAGAACACGCTGCATGGGCAGTTTACGATTACGGCTTTCGTGCTGTAGTTTCGAGTTTCTTTGCGGACATCTTCAAAGGAAACTGTTTAAATATTGGAGTTTTACCAGTTCAGGTTAGCCCAGAATTTGCAGACACAATTTTTAAAGCAATCGAAGCTGATCCAAAAACGGAATTAGAAATCAACTTGCCAAACCAAACAATTACTTTATTGTCAACTGGTCAATCAGAATCTTTTGCCATTAACGGATACAAAAAGAACAACATGATTAATGGCTTTGATGACATTGATTATTTACAAAATATTAAAGAAGATATTGTGGCTTTCGCCGATAAACTTCCGTATTAA
- the leuB gene encoding 3-isopropylmalate dehydrogenase, giving the protein MKFNIALLAGDGIGPEVINEAVKVSDAIAKKFNHEITWTPALTGACAIDAVGVPYPDETHEICMAADAVLFGAIGHPKYDNDPSAPVRPEQGLLLMRKKLGLFANVRPTFTFPSLIDNSPLKRERIEGTDLVFLRELTGGIYFGEKGRRDDGETAFDNCVYTRAEVQRLAKKGFELAMTRSKKLCCVDKANVLETSRLWRETVQAMEKDYPEVTVSYEFVDAVAMRLVQWPNSYDVLITENLFGDILTDEASVISGSMGLMPSASVGEHTSLYEPIHGSYPQATGLNIANPLATILSAAMMFEDAFGLKDEAEAIRAVVNKSLEQGIVTEDLAPKESKAYKTSEVGDWLVANL; this is encoded by the coding sequence ATGAAATTTAACATAGCCCTTTTAGCAGGAGACGGAATTGGTCCTGAGGTAATAAATGAAGCCGTAAAAGTATCTGATGCTATTGCAAAAAAATTCAATCACGAAATAACCTGGACACCGGCTCTTACAGGAGCTTGTGCAATTGATGCTGTTGGAGTTCCTTATCCTGATGAAACGCATGAAATTTGTATGGCTGCCGATGCTGTTTTATTCGGAGCAATTGGTCACCCAAAATACGATAACGATCCAAGTGCGCCAGTTCGTCCGGAGCAAGGATTATTATTGATGCGTAAAAAATTAGGATTATTTGCAAACGTACGCCCTACTTTTACTTTCCCTTCTTTGATTGATAATTCTCCTTTAAAAAGAGAAAGAATCGAAGGAACTGACTTAGTTTTCTTAAGAGAATTAACAGGTGGAATTTACTTTGGAGAAAAAGGAAGAAGAGACGACGGAGAAACTGCTTTCGACAATTGCGTTTATACAAGAGCAGAAGTTCAGCGTTTGGCTAAAAAAGGTTTTGAACTTGCAATGACACGTAGCAAAAAATTATGTTGCGTTGATAAAGCTAATGTTCTTGAAACTTCTCGTTTATGGAGAGAAACTGTTCAGGCAATGGAAAAAGATTATCCTGAAGTTACCGTTTCATACGAATTTGTTGATGCTGTAGCAATGCGTTTAGTTCAATGGCCAAACTCTTATGATGTATTAATCACTGAGAATTTATTCGGAGATATTTTAACAGATGAAGCTTCAGTAATTTCAGGTTCAATGGGATTAATGCCTTCTGCTTCTGTTGGAGAACACACTTCATTATACGAACCAATTCACGGATCTTACCCACAAGCAACCGGATTAAATATTGCTAATCCTTTGGCTACTATTTTATCTGCCGCAATGATGTTTGAAGATGCTTTTGGATTAAAAGATGAAGCCGAAGCTATCAGAGCGGTTGTAAACAAATCATTAGAACAAGGAATTGTTACCGAAGATTTAGCTCCAAAAGAATCTAAAGCATACAAAACCAGCGAAGTTGGAGACTGGCTTGTAGCGAATCTATAA
- the rimM gene encoding ribosome maturation factor RimM (Essential for efficient processing of 16S rRNA) has protein sequence MRKEECFYLGKIAKKFSFKGEVLAYLDTDEPELYENLESVFVECNKHLVPFFIETSSLHKNDFLRIRFEDVNNEEEADALLGNAIYLPLSMLPKLSGNKFYFHEVIGFEIEDQRLGVFGKIVAVNDSTAQPLFEVLNGEVEMLIPMIDHFLVKIDRENKKVIMNLPEGLVEMYL, from the coding sequence ATGCGTAAAGAAGAATGTTTTTATTTAGGTAAAATCGCTAAAAAATTTAGTTTCAAAGGTGAAGTTCTGGCTTATTTAGACACGGACGAACCTGAGTTATACGAAAATCTGGAATCAGTGTTTGTTGAATGCAACAAACACTTGGTTCCTTTTTTTATTGAAACAAGTTCTTTACATAAAAACGATTTTCTTAGAATTCGTTTTGAAGATGTAAATAATGAGGAAGAAGCCGATGCTCTACTTGGCAACGCGATCTATCTTCCGTTAAGCATGTTGCCAAAACTCTCTGGCAATAAATTTTATTTTCACGAAGTTATCGGTTTTGAAATTGAAGATCAACGTTTAGGCGTTTTTGGAAAAATTGTTGCCGTAAACGATTCAACCGCTCAACCTCTTTTTGAAGTTTTAAATGGCGAAGTCGAAATGCTAATTCCGATGATCGATCATTTTCTTGTAAAAATTGATCGTGAAAACAAAAAAGTTATCATGAATCTGCCTGAAGGATTGGTGGAAATGTACCTTTAA